A DNA window from Desulfovibrio oxyclinae DSM 11498 contains the following coding sequences:
- the rfaD gene encoding ADP-glyceromanno-heptose 6-epimerase, with protein sequence MYIVTGGAGFIGSAMIWKLNTMGITDILVVDNLSTSEKWKNLVNLRYEDYLHRDQFLKMIISGEDPFETEGVIHMGACSATTELDADFLMENNYRYTQHLCRFSLSAGARFINASSAATYGGGEHGFSDDEDGIDVLRPLNMYGYSKQLFDLWAKRAGVLDHLASLKFFNVFGPNEYHKGDMMSVVCKAFSQIGENGKLKLFRSHRPDYEHGGQSRDFVYIKDCVDIMGWLLENPDVGGIFNVGTGQARSFRDLGLATFAAMEREPNIEFIDMPEAIREKYQYFTQAEMGKLREAGYDAPMTPLEDAVKDYVQNYLAQEDPHLKP encoded by the coding sequence ATGTACATAGTGACCGGCGGCGCGGGCTTCATCGGCAGCGCCATGATTTGGAAGCTCAATACCATGGGCATCACGGATATCCTCGTGGTGGACAACCTCTCCACTTCTGAAAAGTGGAAGAATCTCGTCAACCTGAGGTATGAAGACTACCTGCATCGCGATCAATTCCTCAAGATGATCATCAGCGGCGAGGACCCGTTCGAGACCGAAGGGGTCATCCACATGGGCGCCTGCTCGGCCACCACGGAACTGGATGCGGATTTCCTCATGGAAAACAACTACCGCTACACCCAGCACCTGTGCCGCTTCAGCCTCTCGGCCGGGGCGCGATTCATCAACGCTTCCAGCGCGGCCACCTATGGCGGCGGCGAGCACGGCTTCTCGGACGACGAGGACGGCATCGACGTGCTGCGGCCGTTGAACATGTACGGCTACTCCAAGCAGCTGTTCGACCTCTGGGCCAAGCGCGCCGGGGTTCTGGATCACCTCGCGAGCCTGAAATTCTTCAACGTCTTCGGTCCCAACGAATACCACAAGGGCGACATGATGAGCGTGGTCTGCAAGGCGTTTTCGCAGATCGGCGAGAACGGCAAGCTCAAGCTGTTCCGTTCCCACAGGCCCGACTACGAGCATGGCGGCCAGTCGCGTGACTTCGTTTACATCAAGGACTGCGTGGACATCATGGGCTGGCTGCTGGAGAACCCGGACGTGGGCGGCATCTTCAACGTGGGCACCGGCCAGGCGCGGTCCTTCCGTGATCTGGGACTGGCCACGTTCGCCGCCATGGAGCGCGAGCCGAACATCGAATTCATAGACATGCCCGAGGCAATTCGGGAAAAGTACCAGTATTTCACGCAGGCGGAGATGGGCAAGCTGCGCGAGGCGGGCTATGACGCCCCCATGACGCCGCTGGAGGATGCGGTGAAGGATTACGTGCAGAATTATCTCGCACAGGAAGACCCGCACCTGAAACCCTAA
- a CDS encoding OmpA family protein, which produces MKQTRIIALCLAMAATMLLGVGIANAKMVKKVDNFIIFMDQSGSMAQQYTAMGKTKIDLAKKAAAAMNDEVPDLDYTAAIFCFAPFEARIQPTGYSTGAFADGIAALPDDFDIFDRNTPMGNGFMDLDPVLSGLSGKTAVIMFTDGNSNIGADPVMQAKALYAKYGSNLCLHIVSLATNDHGRMVIDQIRALDGCSVNAEVTQFFEPAFLSNYANNVFYKEVQEEKKPEPMPAPAAMTISFDLHFGFDKYKITDEMVPVLEEVKMLLDENKSLEFEIAGHTDSIGTEAYNQGLSERRAGSVHDWLVENGIDSDRLTTKGYGELNPKYDNGTREGRRLNRRVDLLSK; this is translated from the coding sequence ATGAAACAGACCCGTATCATCGCCCTGTGCCTCGCCATGGCCGCAACCATGCTCCTCGGCGTCGGCATCGCCAATGCGAAGATGGTCAAGAAGGTGGACAACTTCATCATCTTCATGGACCAGTCCGGCTCCATGGCCCAGCAGTACACCGCAATGGGCAAAACCAAGATCGACCTCGCCAAGAAGGCCGCTGCCGCCATGAACGATGAGGTGCCCGATCTGGACTATACCGCCGCGATCTTCTGCTTTGCCCCGTTTGAAGCGCGCATCCAGCCCACGGGCTACAGCACCGGCGCGTTTGCCGACGGCATCGCTGCGTTGCCGGACGACTTCGACATCTTCGACCGCAACACCCCTATGGGCAACGGCTTCATGGACCTTGATCCCGTGCTCTCCGGACTTTCCGGGAAGACCGCGGTGATCATGTTCACCGACGGCAACTCCAACATCGGCGCCGACCCGGTCATGCAGGCCAAGGCGCTGTACGCCAAGTACGGTTCCAACCTGTGCCTGCACATCGTGAGCCTGGCCACCAACGACCACGGGCGCATGGTCATCGACCAGATCCGCGCCCTTGACGGCTGCTCCGTCAATGCCGAGGTGACCCAGTTCTTCGAGCCCGCCTTCCTCAGTAACTACGCCAACAACGTCTTCTACAAGGAAGTGCAGGAAGAGAAGAAGCCCGAACCCATGCCCGCGCCCGCAGCCATGACCATTTCCTTCGACCTGCACTTCGGCTTCGACAAGTACAAGATCACCGACGAGATGGTCCCCGTGCTTGAAGAAGTGAAGATGCTGCTCGATGAGAACAAGTCCCTCGAATTCGAGATCGCCGGTCACACCGACTCCATCGGTACCGAAGCGTACAACCAGGGTCTTTCCGAACGCCGCGCCGGTTCCGTTCATGACTGGCTCGTGGAAAACGGCATCGATTCCGACCGCCTGACCACCAAGGGCTACGGAGAGCTCAATCCCAAGTACGACAACGGCACCCGCGAAGGCCGCAGGCTCAACCGTAGGGTTGATCTCCTGAGCAAATAA
- a CDS encoding LPS-assembly protein LptD, which produces MLSAAGAALLILLLLPAVLMGKDRVLSGIRAYVPQMPEKAEEDPDRWTFSADKVSAQHTSEYIEATGNCTLAMGGNLIRADFARYYRETGWVLLRGNVRARWEGDFLEADEAEFDLNNMLGWLKNGRAFMAKSHVYVDSERIERKHGGMYSFENARVTRCSGENPAWSVTSARGDVTLDGKVRLYHTAFRVKNLPVAYLPYASLPATGERQSGFLFPEIGSSSRLGFNVNAAYYWAVSDEMDVTVSEYFMSKRGLMHGLELRHTEDENSRGLWKGDWLVDNTRATKEADEDDSFDDDGLTRPNRNRWWVRGKYDGWLFSPEWKTLVDLDLVSDQNYLREFNHGRSGFEASRDEFVDKFGRDIDDADSEVRTSSVYMSRSWDRVGVAGKIEYNQNLAYRNGNGDDSKNPSVHSLPELDAFAWKDSIPGTPLEFEGSAKFDHFVRRYGDAGQRLDLRPAISLPLASKFVTVIPRARVFATFYNTTKHEDTGKRTISRFNVENNSTEGGKQSRIGYETGVSAFSEVDRVYQLDGALDATRENAGKSEWTSLRHSVIPRVDYNYRHSMGDQSKLPYYDSRDRLEPEDLVTYSLTNVFTRKRQSVKLRPGGDDGPQAFMKTDYLDFATVRFEQSYDRNEAQRDDRRDKYERRPFSDFLAEVVVRPDDYVDVVMRTWWSPYIQKITQHEGTVRVHNDIGEVWAGYDLRAEVDEYKRLREDEMSIGKIGGSLRVAKNVTLGVEYRRDFEASEDLEKTVRMTFEGECYDVYLHYSRTPDDSRYGISFDILKF; this is translated from the coding sequence ATGCTGTCGGCCGCCGGTGCGGCCTTACTCATCCTGCTTCTGCTGCCCGCCGTGCTCATGGGCAAGGACAGGGTGCTCAGCGGCATTCGCGCTTATGTGCCCCAAATGCCGGAAAAGGCCGAGGAAGACCCCGACAGGTGGACCTTTTCCGCCGACAAGGTTTCGGCCCAGCATACCAGCGAATATATCGAGGCCACCGGAAACTGCACCCTCGCCATGGGCGGCAACCTGATCCGGGCCGACTTCGCCCGCTACTACCGCGAGACCGGCTGGGTGCTTCTTCGCGGCAACGTCCGCGCCCGGTGGGAAGGCGATTTCCTTGAAGCCGACGAGGCCGAGTTCGACCTGAACAACATGCTCGGCTGGCTCAAGAACGGTCGCGCATTCATGGCCAAGTCTCACGTCTACGTGGATTCCGAGCGCATTGAGCGCAAGCACGGGGGCATGTACTCCTTCGAGAACGCCCGCGTCACGCGCTGCTCGGGCGAGAATCCGGCATGGTCGGTGACTTCCGCCCGCGGCGACGTGACGCTCGACGGCAAGGTGCGGCTGTATCACACCGCGTTTCGGGTCAAAAATCTTCCCGTGGCCTATCTGCCTTACGCTTCGCTGCCCGCCACCGGCGAGCGGCAAAGCGGCTTCCTTTTTCCGGAAATAGGATCGAGTTCCCGGCTCGGATTCAATGTCAACGCCGCCTATTACTGGGCCGTGAGCGACGAGATGGACGTCACGGTCTCCGAATATTTCATGAGCAAACGCGGCCTGATGCACGGCCTTGAGCTCAGACACACCGAGGACGAAAATTCCAGAGGCCTCTGGAAAGGCGACTGGCTCGTGGACAACACCCGGGCCACCAAGGAAGCCGACGAGGACGATTCCTTTGACGACGACGGTCTGACGCGGCCCAACCGCAACCGCTGGTGGGTGCGCGGCAAATACGACGGTTGGCTCTTCAGTCCCGAGTGGAAGACGCTGGTGGACCTCGATCTCGTCTCGGATCAGAACTATCTGCGCGAATTCAATCACGGCCGCTCCGGCTTCGAGGCCAGCCGCGACGAGTTCGTGGACAAGTTCGGCCGCGACATCGACGACGCCGACTCCGAGGTCCGCACCAGCAGCGTCTACATGTCCCGCAGCTGGGACCGCGTCGGCGTGGCGGGCAAGATCGAGTACAACCAGAATCTCGCCTACCGCAACGGCAACGGGGACGACAGCAAGAACCCCTCGGTGCATTCGCTTCCCGAATTGGACGCCTTTGCCTGGAAGGATTCTATCCCGGGCACGCCGCTGGAATTCGAAGGTTCCGCCAAGTTCGACCACTTCGTTCGCCGTTATGGCGATGCGGGACAACGGCTTGACCTGCGACCCGCCATCAGCCTGCCGCTGGCGAGCAAGTTCGTGACCGTGATCCCGCGTGCCCGCGTGTTCGCCACTTTCTACAACACCACCAAGCACGAGGACACCGGCAAGCGCACCATCTCCCGCTTCAATGTGGAGAACAACAGCACCGAAGGCGGCAAACAGAGCCGCATCGGCTACGAGACGGGCGTTTCGGCCTTCTCCGAGGTGGACCGGGTCTACCAGCTCGACGGGGCGCTCGACGCCACGCGCGAAAACGCCGGCAAGAGCGAGTGGACCAGCCTGCGTCATTCCGTGATCCCGCGTGTGGACTACAACTATCGCCACAGCATGGGCGACCAGTCCAAGCTGCCGTACTACGACTCGCGCGACAGGCTGGAGCCGGAAGACCTCGTAACGTATTCGCTGACCAACGTGTTCACCCGCAAGCGCCAGTCCGTCAAGCTGCGTCCCGGCGGCGACGACGGCCCGCAGGCGTTCATGAAGACGGATTATCTCGACTTCGCCACCGTGCGTTTCGAGCAGAGCTACGACCGCAACGAGGCCCAGCGTGATGACCGCCGCGACAAGTACGAACGCAGGCCGTTCTCGGATTTCCTTGCTGAGGTGGTTGTCCGGCCCGACGATTACGTTGATGTGGTCATGCGCACGTGGTGGTCGCCCTACATTCAGAAGATTACCCAGCACGAGGGAACGGTCCGGGTGCACAACGACATCGGCGAAGTGTGGGCGGGCTACGACCTGCGCGCTGAAGTGGACGAGTACAAGCGTCTGCGCGAGGATGAAATGTCCATCGGCAAGATCGGCGGCTCGTTGCGTGTGGCAAAGAACGTGACCCTCGGCGTGGAATACCGTCGCGACTTCGAGGCCAGCGAAGATCTGGAAAAGACCGTGCGCATGACTTTCGAGGGCGAATGCTACGACGTGTACCTCCATTATTCCAGAACGCCGGACGACAGCCGCTACGGCATAAGCTTCGACATCCTGAAATTCTGA